The Paramormyrops kingsleyae isolate MSU_618 chromosome 11, PKINGS_0.4, whole genome shotgun sequence genome includes a window with the following:
- the LOC111844924 gene encoding transmembrane channel-like protein 3, translated as MSSAAEPVAITRPPPSSKRHRSQRKNSSRLYSQYQEPRTGFSDEEDKPEEQVDSNDPEEIFQNIQLQKEIIANIRTRPWPMRHKLKVLKQAREIVLKYEGRLTRTRGYQAAGANLLKKLSRLLYNIVVLFVPWEMRIKKIESHFGSGVASYFIFLRWLFGINIVLTVMTGAFIVLPELLAGAPFGTTRSKTIPKEHLASAQDLDTIWSLGGYLQYSVLFYGYYGSVRKIGSAGYRLPLAYFLVGMAVFAYSFIILLRKMARNSRLSLASASDETYTFCWRVFCAWDYLIGNPEAAESKGAAIVNNIREAIVEEQEKKKDTSLAVLVSLRILANILVLLSLAGSIYIIYFVVDRSQKLEQEKPELTLWEKNEVSVVVSLITMIAPSAFELVSQLEMYHPRTSLRFQLGRVLVLYLGNLYSLIIALLDKVNSMSSAVPVAPGNWSDSSGFLATISLPIEENLSTIVPEILDRRNSTPSLVLEPSRMRSPVSVLLNQTALYEYNMRSQQDQCWETYVGQEMLKLSIIDMIFTVASILLIDFIRGLCVRYLSDCCCWDLESKFPEYGEFKIAENVLHLIYNQGMIWMGAFFSPCLPAFNVLKLIGLMYLRSWAVLTCNVPHQQVFRASRSNNFYLAMLLFMLFLCMLPTVFAIVRYRPSQHCGPFSGQEKIYDIISETISNEFPLWFGKVMSYVTSPVVVLPALLLLFMLIYYLQSIARSLKFTNTQLRMQLQTERTDDKKKVFQRAAGRLQPAEVEAKKQEQESDVTTSQESSVRSSSPRRNGSVANFESPVRQGNSIHTITQSASRSDVNRPTTSAQSPSIPLMQKQRMEHVPSRHPGYFGGASGPGRSKSFNQVAYSPSTRYTEHIHSEPLYRKGLRAVHADAIGLAPGPSFVGRRCHTTRYVIINEHEARKKLLRSSVRLPRHYRLEDPGDIVELYPRNIKRFGSRSQHRSFQPHLCEEEEEEDAIKVLRRGSFGHSDRPRSLSDLQPPARFYIGDKAERDSARGLYGQHREGGEAGWEEDPSPSRSYTNAKSSKLHSRPGELQVKAKTKHKAAPSLTESDSASAASSSDQQNSSTDQYIQVIHNKEKYLKSSGKVTKKKSKASIDLNLTGSKDLVCSNV; from the exons ATGAGCTCAGCAGCCGAACCTGTGGCCATCACCCGACCCCCACCCTCCTCCAAGAGGCACCGGAGCCAGAGGAAGAATTCCAGCAGATTATACTCGCAGTACCAGGAGCCTCGGACCGG GTTCTCCGACGAAGAGGATAAGCCAGAAGAGCAGGTGGACAGCAATGACCCGGAGGAGATATTCCAGAACATTCAGCTCCAGAAGGAGATCATCGCCAACATTCGCACCAGACCCTGGCCCATGAGACACAAGCTCAAAGTCCTCAA GCAGGCCAGGGAGATCGTCCTGAAGTACGAAGGTAGGCTCACCCGGACCCGCGGCTATCAGGCTGCCGGAGCCAAT CTCCTGAAGAAACTGTCCCGCTTGCTGTATAATATTGTAGTTTTATTTGTTCCGTGGGAAATGAGAATTAAGAAGATTGAGA GTCACTTCGGATCGGGGGTGGCTTCGTACTTCATTTTCCTACGATGGCTGTTTGGCATCAACATCGTTCTAACCGTCATGACGGGAGCCTTCATCGTCCTGCCCGAA CTGTTGGCTGGTGCCCCTTTTGGAACCACCCGGAGCAAGACCATTCCCAAGGAGCACCTGGCCTCTGCCCAGGACCTGGACACCATCTGGTCACTCGGG GGTTACCTCCAGTACTCTGTGCTCTTTTACGGCTACTATGGAAGCGTCCGGAAGATCGGCAGTGCCGGCTACAGGCTCCCCCTGGCGTATTTTCTGGTCGGAATGGCTGTCTTTGCCTACAGCTTCATCATTCTGCTCCGCAA GATGGCCAGGAACTCGCGACTCAGCCTGGCCAGCGCCTCCGACGAGACCTACACCTTCTGCTGGCGGGTGTTCTGCGCTTGGGACTACCTGATCGGCAACCCCGAGGCAGCCGAGAGCAAAGGCGCGGCCATCGTCAACAACATCAGG GAGGCGATTGTGGAGGAGCAGGAAAAGAAGAAGGACACAAGCCT AGCGGTTCTGGTCAGTCTCCGCATCCTGGCAAACATACTGGTGCTGCTGTCTCTGGCGGGCAGCATTTACATCATTTACTTCGTGGTGGACCGCTCGCAGAAGCTGGAGCAGGAGAAGCCAGAGTTGACGCTTTGGGAGAAGAACGAG GTGAGCGTGGTGGTCTCACTCATCACCATGATCGCGCCGTCCGCTTTCGAGCTGGTGTCCCAGTTGGAGATGTACCACCCCAGGACCAGCCTCAGGTTCCAGCTGGGAAG GGTTTTGGTGCTTTACCTGGGAAACCTTTACAGCCTGATAATCGCTCTGCTAGACAAAGTGAACAGTATGAGCTCAGCG GTTCCCGTTGCTCCTGGGAATTGGTCTGACTCCTCTGGATTCCTGGCAACCATTTCCCTGCCTATAGAGGAGAACCTGTCCACCATTGTGCCTGAGATCTTGGATCGGAGGAACTCCACGCCCAGCCTGGTCCTGGAGCCCAGCAGGATGAGAAGCCCCGTGTCGGTCCTCCTTAACCAGACGGCGCTGTACGAGTACAACATGCGCTCCCAACAGGACCAGTGCTGGGAGACGTACGTCGGGCAG GAAATGTTAAAGCTGTCCATCATCGACATGATATTTACCGTGGCCAGTATCTTACTCATCGACTTCATTCGCGGCCTCTGCGTCCGTTACCTGAGCgactgctgctgctgggatcTGGAGAGCAAGTTT CCAGAATACGGAGAATTCAAAATCGCTGAGAACGTCCTTCACCTGATATATAACCAGGGGATGATATG gatgggTGCCTTCTTCTCCCCATGCCTGCCAGCCTTCAATGTGCTCAAGCTCATCGGCCTGATGTACCTGCGCAGCTGGGCCGTGCTGACCTGCAACGTCCCCCACCAGCAGGTCTTCCGGGCTTCCAG GTCCAACAATTTCTACCTTGCCATGCTTCTGTTCATGCTCTTCCTCTGCATGCTCCCCACGGTCTTCGCTATAGTGCGGTACAGGCCCTCACAACATTGTGGCCCATTCAG CGGTCAGGAGAAGATTTATGACATCATATCAGAGACGATTTCCAACGAGTTCCCGCTGTGGTTCGGCAAAGTGATGAGCTACGTCACCAGCCCGGTCGTGGTGCTGCCGGCTCTGCTCCTGCTCTT CATGCTGATCTATTATCTCCAGTCCATCGCGCGGTCATTGAAATTCACCAACACCCAGCTCCGAATGCAGCTTCAGACC GAAAGGACAGACGACAAAAAGAAGGTTTTTCAAAGGGCTGCAG GCCGCCTGCAGCCTGCCGAGGTGGAAGCCAAGAAGCAGGAACAGGAGAGCGACGTCACCACTAGCCAGGAGTCCTCCGTGCGCTCCTCATCTCCCCGCCGCAATGGCAGCGTGGCCAACTTTGAGTCCCCGGTGAGGCAGGGCAACAGCATCCACACCATCACCCAGTCAGCCTCGCGCTCTGACGTCAACAGGCCCACGACCTCCGCCCAGAGTCCCTCCATCCCACTGATGCAGAAACAAAGAATGGAGCACGTGCCGAGCAG ACACCCAGGATACTTTGGTGGGGCTAGTGGCCCTGGCAGGTCAAAGTCCTTCAACCAGGTGGCGTACAGTCCCTCCACCCGCTACACAGAGCACATCCACTCGGAGCCGCTGTACCGGAAGGGTCTCCGGGCCGTGCACGCGGACGCCATAGGGCTGGCTCCAGGCCCGAGCTTCGTGGGCCGACGGTGCCACACTACACGCTACGTGATCATCAACGAGCACGAAGCCCGCAAGAAGCTACTGCGCTCGTCCGTGCGGCTGCCCCGGCACTACCGCCTGGAAGACCCCGGCGACATCGTCGAGCTCTACCCACGCAACATCAAGAGGTTCGGGAGCCGCAGTCAGCACCGCTCCTTCCAGCCACACCTCtgcgaggaagaggaggaagaagatgCCATCAAAGTGCTACGGAGGGGCTCCTTCGGCCACAGCGACCGGCCGCGGTCGCTGTCTGACCTCCAGCCTCCTGCTCGCTTCTACATCGGAGACAAGGCAGAGAGAGACTCGGCCAGGGGGCTGTATGGACAGCACAGGGAGGGCGGCGAGGCAGGCTGGGAGGAGGATCCCTCGCCGTCCCGCTCCTACACAAACGCCAAGAGCAGCAAGCTCCACAGCAGGCCGGGTGAACTGCAGGTGAAGGCGAAGACGAAGCACAAGGCAGCGCCATCCCTCACAGAGTCTGACTCCGCCTCCGCTGCCTCCAGCAGCGACCAGCAGAACAGCAGCACCGACCAGTACATCCAGGTCATTCACAACAAGGAAAAATACTTAAAGTCAAGCGGCAAGGTAACTAAAAAGAAGTCTAAAGCCAGTATCGATTTAAATCTAACGGGATCCAAAGACCTGGTCTGCTCCAATGTCTAA